The following coding sequences lie in one Bacteroidota bacterium genomic window:
- a CDS encoding T9SS type A sorting domain-containing protein: MESITVYAYQTGSTTTSTMTGGYIQVWDGDPTQGGQIIWGDMTTNRMTATGWTNTYRRSETTPGTTRPIMYLVLETPGLTLEPGTYWIDYSLAGSLASGPWAPPITINGQAVTGNAKQFLGSSQTWQDFLDTGTGTPAQGLPFLIEGTAGGGGGGGCNHGELLGYKVYRNNQLIGQTPASVRTYTDENVPAGDYTYGVTAVYGQPYPGESQPITTQVTVAPPASFPFEETWASGNFTQNSWTFEPSQGNWRISTTGGNPAPSAEFYWSPTSTNYSQSLISREIDATAAVGNVTFEFDIFLDDYANNGNEQMKVYIWNGTTWVLLDTFSNTADIPWTTKTYDVTTHALGKVTKVRFEATGATTLDIDWWRIDNIKVFQGQPAPVITVNPESMYHYFFTPGGTTTKTLTIGNAGASPLNWSATIQYTRENVGEPVIVPGGDKDVPGVLDISVGEPSNGGSPEIIEPSRNPVVLNYDGDNNTGIGLTNGGTFHVAARFPSAMVTPYVGHNLTSVQVYIYDASASAVVLKIWGAGTGTAPGPVLREQSFTAQANAWNTITLSTPLPIDGTDIWVGYTITHAAGGFPAGMDAGPANPNGEWISTDGTSWSRLSTLVSTINRNWNIRATLVPGVTYNWLIMGPPTSGIINPGASVNRTIVFNSTGLTAGRYTANIRIQSNDPVTPVKLVPVIMDITVGVDEQQMSDIRVYPVPTSGMLNLKLVEGIQLVRVINTVGQVVMERSLSGKLDEVLNLQSLNAGAYTLQFVNNNGRTYNRTIVVTK; the protein is encoded by the coding sequence GTGGAAAGCATCACTGTGTATGCATACCAGACCGGTTCGACCACAACCAGCACCATGACAGGCGGTTACATCCAGGTATGGGATGGCGATCCTACCCAGGGTGGCCAGATCATCTGGGGCGACATGACTACCAACAGGATGACAGCTACCGGTTGGACCAACACCTACCGCAGGAGTGAAACCACTCCCGGCACCACCCGTCCGATCATGTATCTTGTACTGGAAACTCCTGGTCTGACGCTTGAGCCCGGCACCTACTGGATTGATTACAGTCTGGCAGGCAGCCTGGCCAGTGGCCCCTGGGCACCTCCGATCACCATCAACGGACAAGCCGTGACAGGCAATGCCAAGCAGTTCCTTGGCAGCAGCCAGACCTGGCAAGACTTCCTCGACACCGGCACAGGCACACCCGCACAGGGATTACCCTTCCTGATCGAAGGTACTGCCGGTGGCGGTGGTGGCGGTGGCTGCAACCATGGCGAGCTGCTCGGTTACAAAGTTTACCGCAACAACCAGCTTATTGGTCAGACACCGGCTTCGGTGCGTACATACACCGATGAAAATGTACCTGCCGGAGACTACACCTACGGTGTAACTGCAGTCTATGGCCAGCCATATCCCGGCGAAAGCCAGCCCATTACAACACAGGTTACAGTTGCTCCGCCCGCTTCCTTCCCATTTGAAGAAACATGGGCTTCGGGTAACTTTACCCAGAATAGCTGGACATTTGAACCTTCGCAGGGCAACTGGAGGATTTCGACTACTGGCGGTAACCCTGCTCCTTCGGCCGAGTTTTACTGGAGCCCGACATCAACCAATTACAGCCAGTCGCTGATCAGCCGCGAAATTGACGCTACTGCTGCTGTAGGTAATGTAACCTTTGAATTCGACATCTTCCTGGATGACTATGCCAACAATGGCAACGAACAGATGAAGGTTTACATCTGGAACGGTACCACCTGGGTATTGCTCGATACCTTCAGCAACACTGCAGATATTCCGTGGACAACCAAAACCTACGATGTTACAACACATGCTTTAGGCAAGGTAACCAAGGTTAGGTTTGAAGCTACGGGTGCTACTACTCTCGATATCGACTGGTGGCGCATTGACAACATCAAGGTATTCCAGGGTCAGCCTGCACCTGTGATTACTGTCAACCCCGAAAGCATGTATCATTATTTCTTCACGCCTGGTGGAACCACCACCAAGACGCTTACTATCGGTAACGCGGGTGCTTCGCCGCTCAACTGGTCGGCAACAATCCAATATACCCGTGAAAATGTAGGTGAGCCAGTTATTGTTCCTGGTGGTGACAAAGATGTGCCTGGTGTGCTTGATATCAGTGTTGGTGAGCCCAGCAATGGCGGTTCACCTGAAATTATTGAGCCAAGCAGGAATCCTGTAGTCCTCAACTACGACGGTGACAACAACACTGGAATTGGCCTCACCAATGGCGGCACTTTCCACGTTGCTGCACGCTTCCCGAGTGCGATGGTAACACCCTATGTTGGACATAACCTCACTTCTGTACAGGTTTATATCTACGACGCTTCCGCTTCAGCCGTTGTGCTCAAGATCTGGGGTGCTGGTACAGGTACCGCTCCCGGTCCGGTGCTTCGCGAACAGAGCTTTACAGCTCAGGCCAATGCATGGAATACCATTACGTTGAGCACACCTCTGCCAATTGACGGCACAGACATCTGGGTGGGTTATACAATAACTCACGCTGCCGGTGGATTCCCTGCTGGTATGGATGCCGGTCCGGCCAACCCCAACGGTGAGTGGATCTCCACCGATGGCACTAGCTGGTCACGTCTGAGCACCCTGGTTTCGACCATCAACCGCAACTGGAACATTCGCGCCACACTCGTGCCTGGTGTTACCTACAACTGGTTGATCATGGGACCGCCCACTTCGGGTATCATCAACCCCGGTGCCAGCGTAAACCGTACCATCGTGTTCAACAGCACAGGACTCACAGCTGGACGTTACACCGCAAATATCCGTATCCAGAGCAACGACCCGGTAACTCCGGTAAAACTTGTACCTGTGATCATGGACATCACCGTAGGCGTGGACGAACAGCAGATGAGCGATATCCGTGTTTATCCTGTACCCACCAGTGGTATGCTCAACCTCAAACTGGTTGAAGGTATCCAACTGGTACGTGTGATCAACACCGTGGGTCAGGTTGTCATGGAGCGCAGCCTGAGTGGCAAGCTCGACGAGGTGCTCAACCTCCAGAGCCTCAACGCCGGTGCTTACACCCTGCAGTTCGTAAACAACAACGGACGCACTTACAACCGCACCATTGTTGTAACGAAATAA
- a CDS encoding choice-of-anchor J domain-containing protein, whose translation MTRKIYLSILALLLATFSLSAQNPKVKIGNVTSGPGEILVPFEMLDFTQPVNSFTFKITANSSLLQFVEVVNRVGFTGPNFQAYQNGNTLSIIYFDIGAGYTPNGKIFDLKFNYTAAANTTLSFIANQQEVTSGINPIANIDYINGNITTTLPIPDPVVDIADVTVAPGAVNIGVEMLNFTNNVNSFTFNLNLPGALLQYVDLQNINPALGAGTLQANQTGNTLQIQWFTNGAGFVPSGTVFQMRFNYVGGFNTDILWLPGSEVTYGPNPVAPISFIKGSVTQVPAVGTVSVGSASVPTGASVSLPVQFNGTGLNNVAAFTLFLQFDQSSLVFAGFSNPIAPELVVNHNNGLISMAWNGAATNFNSASIVNLNFVYTGVVPANLQFLPGCEVNNALATPLPISYQNGTVSPAASTSIMKIADVTGFAGQTISVPVNATDIGTVGALDLIINWNPQQATLASYSANQLTNWVVNQGAGNIYFQWQDIAGATVNNGEVVTLHFVYHGGGNMPVTFANGSEVTGTNGLPKVVSFQHGSIAQNFSNAQAVIGTVNSCSGNTAIVPVNLVDVGIVSSFSFSIGYTGSVLTYVELINVNPALTGLQVNQVANTLNVQWQNVNPVNLNGKLFDIVFSYAGAANSPVVFNAGSEITGVGATVLPITYVNGAVNCNIETRTLTVNTSGMGSVVVMDGMTVLLPDANTTNQYTVEYGKVLTLEATGDLGWQFANWDGPVNNLTSATTTISMINNAFVTANFTMIDYTLTLLANPAEGGVVTGAGIYNFGQVVAVDAIPNTGYAFVNWTDGNGNVVSTQPANNITMPASDLTLTANFVLIDYTLTLVANPAEGGTVTGGGVYNYNQQVAVDAIPNTGYEFVNWTDGNGNVVSTVAANTITMPASDLTLTANFALINYTLTLVANPTAGGTVTGAGVYTFGQQVAVDAIPNEGYSFVNWTDSNGNVVSTQPANVITMPASDLTLTANFALNNYTLTLVANPAAGGTVTGGGTYPFGTVVAVDAIPNSGWEFVNWTDANGNVVSTQPANNITIPASDLTLTANFELTYVAPFPFSENFEGEDFPPQYWNRYRLGTGSTVREWVRSTAQNHTTGGTASAFHNYGPSSQTEDGWLVTPKIQLPANRQNIELRFWSYNIWPTYYGKNSVLISTTDGTPGAAFTEVWTTPTVAQSWVETVVDLTAYAGQQIFIAFRYEGSDAHGWYLDDVTVDYEPAQFPVITVNPASLSTEVEQGMTAAQTLTVGNTGNAALDFTVAIEYVTSKSNTTPATKPNIGEGPVYGENEPAQGNAQIIPQGSKSLATRDQLYDNGPFINSPGTGPGGSDESILQNSTLGMNTLGAGIQYASGNRMADDVVVPETWNVESITVYAYQTGSTTTSTMTGGYIQVWDGDPTQGGQIIWGDMTTNRMTATGWTNTYRRSETTPGTTRPIMYLVVETPGLTLEPGTYWIDYSLAGSLASGPWAPPITINGQAVTGNAKQFLGSSQTWQDFLDTGTGTPAQGLPFIISGTTGGGGPVQWLSVNPLAGSVNAGASSSLDVTYDATGLEVGTYNANIVISSNDPSNPTVTVPVTMTVTPSTICYPEPRNLTSSVNGQNVILNWQAPELGGGGGGGGTVKLDEGFEGDFPPAGWVKLNPDGGTGWTSLNAGTTPIPGWQGGTATPAPEGGNKMAFCTWNTGGTTANDQWIVTPQITVENGDQLRFYVRYAFSSYNDNFDVRISTTSQNDPAAFTTVVAEMNFTSTTTTEWQLMSFNLTDFVPAGSQIYIGFREHVLDNFNDGSAIMLDNVYVGPATRSAQPVAYNLQSQIGRSNGQILPERGCCGLVRATMQL comes from the coding sequence ATGACGAGAAAAATCTACTTAAGCATTCTGGCGTTGCTCTTGGCTACGTTCAGCCTGTCGGCGCAGAATCCGAAAGTAAAGATTGGCAATGTCACCTCCGGGCCTGGCGAAATCCTTGTTCCGTTTGAGATGCTGGATTTTACCCAGCCTGTCAACTCATTTACTTTCAAGATTACAGCCAACAGCAGCCTGCTTCAATTTGTTGAAGTGGTCAACAGGGTAGGATTTACTGGTCCGAATTTCCAGGCTTACCAGAATGGAAATACCCTGTCGATCATCTACTTCGACATTGGGGCCGGTTACACCCCAAACGGAAAAATATTCGACCTGAAGTTTAACTACACTGCTGCAGCAAATACTACGCTTTCTTTTATTGCCAATCAGCAGGAAGTAACCAGCGGCATCAATCCAATTGCCAACATAGATTACATTAACGGCAATATTACCACCACGCTTCCGATTCCGGATCCCGTTGTGGATATTGCTGATGTGACTGTTGCTCCCGGCGCTGTGAATATTGGCGTGGAAATGCTGAATTTCACTAATAACGTCAATTCTTTCACCTTTAATCTGAATCTACCCGGAGCACTGCTTCAGTATGTAGATCTGCAAAATATTAATCCCGCTCTCGGAGCTGGTACACTTCAGGCCAATCAAACCGGAAATACACTCCAGATTCAATGGTTTACCAACGGAGCTGGTTTTGTGCCTTCAGGCACTGTATTCCAGATGAGGTTTAACTATGTTGGTGGTTTTAACACTGACATACTTTGGCTGCCTGGTAGTGAAGTAACTTATGGTCCCAATCCTGTTGCTCCGATTTCATTCATCAAAGGATCAGTAACACAAGTTCCTGCTGTTGGCACTGTTAGTGTTGGTTCAGCCAGCGTACCTACAGGTGCCTCTGTAAGCCTTCCTGTTCAATTCAACGGAACTGGCTTGAATAATGTTGCTGCCTTTACACTGTTTCTTCAATTTGACCAAAGCAGTCTGGTTTTTGCCGGTTTCAGCAATCCAATTGCCCCTGAACTTGTAGTAAACCATAACAATGGTCTCATTTCGATGGCATGGAATGGGGCAGCAACTAACTTTAATTCTGCCAGCATTGTAAATCTCAATTTCGTTTACACCGGTGTGGTTCCTGCCAATTTGCAATTCCTTCCCGGCTGCGAAGTAAACAATGCACTGGCTACGCCGCTACCTATTAGTTATCAGAACGGTACTGTCAGCCCTGCTGCTTCGACTTCCATAATGAAGATTGCCGATGTAACTGGCTTTGCGGGCCAAACCATATCCGTTCCTGTAAACGCAACAGATATTGGCACCGTTGGTGCACTCGATCTGATTATCAACTGGAACCCTCAGCAGGCTACGCTCGCTAGTTATAGCGCAAATCAGCTGACAAACTGGGTTGTTAATCAAGGTGCAGGAAACATCTACTTCCAATGGCAAGACATTGCAGGTGCTACTGTTAACAATGGTGAAGTTGTTACCCTGCACTTTGTCTATCATGGCGGCGGCAATATGCCTGTAACCTTTGCCAATGGTTCGGAAGTGACCGGCACAAACGGATTGCCCAAAGTTGTAAGCTTCCAGCATGGTAGCATTGCTCAAAACTTCAGCAATGCGCAGGCTGTCATCGGCACTGTAAACAGCTGTTCCGGAAATACGGCTATCGTACCAGTTAATCTGGTTGATGTAGGCATTGTTTCTTCTTTCAGCTTCTCAATTGGTTACACCGGTTCGGTGCTCACTTATGTGGAACTCATCAACGTCAACCCAGCCCTTACCGGTTTGCAGGTTAATCAAGTGGCTAATACGCTTAATGTGCAGTGGCAGAATGTGAACCCCGTTAACCTCAACGGAAAACTGTTCGACATCGTGTTCAGCTATGCAGGTGCTGCCAATAGTCCTGTAGTGTTCAATGCCGGAAGTGAAATTACCGGTGTCGGTGCTACTGTGTTGCCCATTACCTATGTAAACGGCGCTGTTAACTGCAACATCGAGACCCGCACACTCACTGTGAACACCAGTGGTATGGGCTCCGTGGTTGTAATGGACGGTATGACGGTCTTGTTGCCGGATGCAAATACGACCAATCAATACACCGTAGAGTACGGCAAAGTGCTTACACTCGAAGCTACAGGTGATCTTGGCTGGCAATTTGCAAACTGGGATGGACCTGTGAATAACCTGACCAGTGCCACCACTACCATCAGCATGATCAACAATGCATTTGTAACTGCCAACTTTACTATGATTGACTACACCCTTACCCTGCTGGCAAATCCTGCTGAAGGTGGTGTAGTAACTGGTGCTGGTATTTATAATTTTGGTCAGGTTGTAGCTGTTGATGCTATTCCGAATACCGGTTATGCTTTTGTTAACTGGACTGATGGCAACGGAAATGTTGTTTCAACCCAGCCAGCTAACAACATCACCATGCCGGCAAGCGATCTGACACTCACTGCTAACTTCGTTTTAATTGATTACACCTTGACACTGGTTGCCAATCCTGCTGAAGGTGGTACAGTAACTGGTGGTGGTGTGTACAATTATAACCAGCAGGTAGCTGTTGACGCTATTCCGAATACTGGTTACGAGTTTGTTAACTGGACAGATGGTAATGGTAACGTTGTTTCGACTGTTGCTGCCAATACCATCACCATGCCGGCCAGCGATCTGACCCTGACTGCAAATTTTGCACTTATCAACTACACCCTTACGCTTGTGGCCAATCCCACTGCTGGTGGTACAGTTACAGGTGCCGGTGTGTACACGTTTGGTCAGCAGGTAGCTGTGGATGCTATACCTAACGAAGGATATTCGTTTGTTAACTGGACTGATTCCAACGGAAACGTGGTTTCAACACAGCCTGCAAACGTGATAACCATGCCTGCAAGCGATCTTACGTTGACAGCCAACTTTGCACTCAACAATTATACCCTTACCCTTGTGGCCAATCCTGCCGCTGGTGGTACTGTTACCGGAGGTGGAACTTATCCCTTTGGTACTGTAGTAGCTGTTGATGCAATCCCGAACAGTGGATGGGAATTTGTAAACTGGACCGATGCCAACGGCAACGTGGTTTCGACCCAGCCTGCAAACAACATCACTATTCCGGCCAGCGATTTGACGCTTACGGCTAATTTCGAATTGACATATGTGGCTCCTTTCCCCTTCAGTGAAAACTTTGAGGGTGAAGATTTCCCGCCACAATACTGGAACAGGTATCGTCTTGGAACCGGATCAACCGTTCGTGAATGGGTGCGCAGCACTGCCCAAAACCATACAACAGGTGGAACTGCCAGTGCATTCCACAACTATGGCCCGAGTTCGCAAACCGAAGATGGTTGGCTGGTAACTCCCAAAATTCAGCTGCCTGCAAATCGTCAGAACATCGAACTGCGTTTCTGGAGCTACAACATCTGGCCAACTTATTATGGCAAGAACAGTGTGTTGATTAGCACTACCGACGGAACTCCCGGGGCTGCATTCACCGAAGTCTGGACTACACCCACAGTTGCTCAGTCATGGGTTGAAACTGTAGTTGACCTCACAGCTTATGCTGGTCAGCAGATTTTCATTGCCTTCCGTTATGAAGGAAGCGATGCCCATGGCTGGTACCTTGACGATGTGACCGTTGACTATGAACCTGCACAGTTCCCTGTCATTACTGTAAATCCAGCAAGTCTTAGCACCGAAGTAGAACAGGGTATGACTGCTGCTCAAACCCTGACCGTTGGAAATACTGGCAATGCTGCGCTCGATTTCACTGTGGCTATTGAATATGTTACTTCGAAGTCGAATACTACGCCTGCAACCAAGCCGAATATTGGTGAAGGTCCTGTTTACGGTGAAAACGAACCCGCACAAGGAAACGCCCAAATCATTCCTCAAGGCAGCAAGTCGCTTGCCACACGTGATCAGCTTTACGATAATGGTCCATTCATCAACAGCCCCGGCACAGGTCCTGGCGGTTCGGATGAAAGTATCCTGCAGAACAGCACCCTGGGTATGAACACCCTTGGCGCCGGTATCCAGTATGCTTCGGGCAACCGCATGGCCGACGACGTGGTAGTTCCTGAAACCTGGAACGTGGAAAGCATCACTGTGTATGCATACCAGACCGGTTCGACCACAACCAGCACCATGACAGGCGGTTACATCCAGGTATGGGATGGCGATCCCACTCAGGGTGGCCAGATCATCTGGGGCGACATGACTACCAACAGGATGACGGCTACCGGTTGGACCAACACCTACCGCAGGAGCGAGACCACTCCCGGTACTACCCGTCCGATCATGTATCTGGTCGTGGAAACTCCTGGTCTGACGCTTGAGCCCGGCACCTACTGGATTGATTACAGTTTAGCAGGCAGCCTGGCCAGTGGCCCCTGGGCACCTCCGATCACCATCAACGGACAAGCCGTGACAGGCAATGCCAAGCAATTCCTAGGCAGCAGCCAGACCTGGCAGGACTTCCTCGACACGGGCACCGGCACACCCGCACAAGGATTACCTTTCATCATCAGTGGTACCACTGGTGGCGGTGGTCCGGTACAATGGCTTAGTGTCAATCCATTGGCTGGTTCTGTAAATGCTGGTGCTTCAAGCTCACTCGATGTAACGTATGATGCAACCGGCCTGGAAGTCGGCACTTATAATGCCAACATCGTAATCAGCAGCAACGATCCTTCGAATCCAACTGTAACAGTTCCTGTAACAATGACTGTTACACCCAGCACCATATGCTATCCCGAACCGCGCAACCTCACAAGCAGTGTTAACGGCCAGAACGTTATTCTGAACTGGCAGGCTCCTGAGCTTGGTGGCGGCGGCGGTGGCGGCGGCACCGTGAAGCTTGACGAAGGCTTCGAAGGCGACTTCCCACCCGCAGGTTGGGTTAAACTGAACCCTGATGGCGGCACAGGCTGGACCAGCCTCAATGCCGGCACAACCCCCATCCCCGGATGGCAGGGAGGCACAGCTACTCCGGCTCCGGAAGGCGGCAACAAGATGGCCTTCTGCACCTGGAACACTGGTGGCACCACAGCCAACGACCAGTGGATCGTAACACCACAGATCACTGTTGAAAACGGCGATCAGCTCCGCTTCTATGTGCGCTACGCCTTCAGCAGCTACAACGACAACTTCGACGTGCGCATCAGCACCACCAGCCAGAACGACCCGGCTGCCTTCACAACTGTTGTGGCCGAGATGAACTTCACCTCTACCACCACCACCGAATGGCAGCTGATGAGCTTCAACCTGACCGACTTCGTGCCTGCCGGCAGCCAGATCTACATCGGCTTCCGTGAGCACGTGCTCGATAACTTCAACGACGGTTCGGCCATCATGCTCGATAATGTGTATGTTGGACCCGCTACACGCAGCGCACAGCCTGTGGCATACAACCTGCAATCGCAGATTGGCCGCAGCAACGGACAAATCCTTCCCGAGAGGGGGTGTTGTGGATTGGTTCGGGCTACGATGCAGCTGTAA